A DNA window from Patagioenas fasciata isolate bPatFas1 chromosome 1, bPatFas1.hap1, whole genome shotgun sequence contains the following coding sequences:
- the HTR1F gene encoding 5-hydroxytryptamine receptor 1F: MDFINTTEQNSTSEELFKWVTSKILISITLSVLALMTTAINSLVMTAIIVTRKLHHPANYLICSLAVTDFLVAVLVMPFSIVYIVKETWIMGQVVCDIWLSVDITCCTCSILHLSAIALDRYRAITDAVEYARKRTPKHAGIMIAVVWIISIFISMPPLFWRHQTTSRDDECIIKHDHIVFTIYSTFGAFYIPLALILILYYKIYKAAKTFHRRSVSRIVREEVNGQVLLDTGERSTKSASMPSTVEKTSDPLVDCDKINISLRSPRSESKHEKSWKKQRISSTRERKAATTLGLILGAFVICWLPFFVKEVVVNTCERCHISEDISNFLAWLGYINSLINPLIYTIFNEDFKKAFQKLVRCRQYL; encoded by the coding sequence ATGGATTTCATAaacacaactgaacaaaacagtaCATCAGAAGAACTATTCAAATGGGTGACATCCAAGATTCTCATTTCCATTACCCTGTCTGTGCTTGCACTAATGACAACAGCCATCAACTCACTTGTGATGACTGCAATAATTGTGACAAGAAAGCTCCACCACCCCGCCAACTATTTAATCTGCTCTCTTGCAGTGACTGATTTCCTTGTGGCCGTCCTAGTGATGCCTTTCAGCATTGTCTACATTGTAAAGGAGACCTGGATCATGGGGCAAGTGGTGTGTGACATTTGGCTGAGCGTGGACATTACGTGCTGCACATGTTCCATCTTGCATCTCTCTGCCATTGCTTTGGACCGGTACAGAGCAATCACAGATGCAGTGGAATATGCACGGAAAAGGACACCTAAGCACGCTGGCATCATGATTGCAGTGGTATGGATCATATCCATCTTTATCTCCATGCCACCTTTGTTTTGGCGGCACCAGACAACCAGCAGGGATGATGAATGCATCATCAAACACGACCACATTGTCTTCACCATTTACTCCACATTTGGCGCCTTTTACATCCCACTGGCCTTGATTCTGATCCTTTATTACAAGATATACAAGGCAGcaaaaacatttcacagaagaagtgtcAGCCGGATCGTAAGGGAGGAGGTAAATGGACAAGTCCTTTTGGACACAGGTGAAAGAAGCACCAAATCAGCTTCAATGCCCAGCACAGTGGAGAAGACATCTGATCCCCTGGTGGACTGCGATAAAATCAATATCAGCCTACGAAGCCCCAGGTCTGAATCTAAGCATGAGAAGTCCTGGAAAAAACAGAGAATCTCCAGCACAAGAGAGCGAAAGGCAGCAACTACTCTGGGTCTGATCTTGGGGGCATTTGTGATCTGCTGGCTCCCTTTTTTTGTAAAAGAAGTAGTTGTTAATACCTGTGAAAGATGTCATATCTCAGAAGACATTTCTAACTTCCTAGCATGGCTGGGCTATATAAATTCCCTTATTAACCCTCTAATCTACACAATCTTTAATGAAGATTTCAAGAAAGCCTTCCAGAAACTTGTGCGGTGTAGGCAATATCTTTAA